AAGGGTAGGACCGGAGTGGCCGGTGAACGGGTCTGTGGATTATGAGGTGATCACTCctttaatgcagtttttaagACGAAATGAGAAATGGGATGAGGTGCCGTACTTGGATTTATTCTATCTcctaagggagaaaaaggagtggCAGAAGGAATGTGGAATAATGGTTTTGGAGTTAAAGAATGCGGAATGCGGAGGgtgcaaagaaaaatctaaatgtACTCAGTGCTTGGCTTTAACCTCCCGACTAGAGGAGGATTTATCCCCGTTCGTGGCTCCAAGtgttccctcagcccctgctccggTTTCCCTTTCTTCATACCCGCCGCTACCTAGAGATAGTAGTAGCGATGATAGTGAGGAGGAAAAACCGGGGGAAAGTAAGAAGGAACGCAGAACTATAAAAATACAGCCTCATACCCCCTCTCCCGGCCCTTCTGGAAATGTGCAAAGAACCCCTCTTGCGAATAGGACAAGGCAAGGGCGAAGAAATCTTGGGGAACCCAAGTTAATAGCTCCCTTGAGGGAAGCGGTGGGACCCCAAGGGGATAGGGTACTGATAAAGGTGCCCTTTTCCCCCGGAGATCTGGTTATTTGGAAGCAGTCTGCAGGAAGCTATCGGGAGGATCCAGAAAGGATGGCGCGGGTGGTAAAAATGATAATTAGAACGCAGAACCCGGACTGGAATGATTTGCAGGTGTTGTTGGACACATTGATGGATTCCACAGAAAAGGAGatggttttaaaagcagcaaaggagagaGCTAGAGAGGCTATAAGGTTACAGTTAGCAGAAGGAACTGTTAATGATTTGGTCCCGAGTGAAGATCCGGGATGGGATCCGAATACAAGCGGGGGTATGAGTGCAATTAAAGAATACCAGGAATTGTTGCTGGAAGGGATCAGAACCGGTATGCCCAAGACATTGAATTGGTCTAAACTGTATTCAGTAAGGCAGGACAAAAACGAGTCCCCATCAGCATTCCTAGAGAGACTGAAGGAAACTGCCAGAAAATATACTAATTTGGAAGTAGAGGATGAGCCAGGGAAGCTACAGCTTGCATTAATCTTTATGGGACAATCTCAAGATGATATCCGAAAGAAGTTACAGAAATTAGAGGGAGAGGATACCCGCAACTTGGATAAAATGCTGGAGGTAGCCTGGAAAGTATATAACAATAGGGAAAAAGAGACTGCCAAGAGGCAGCAAGCAGGGATTCTAGCAGTAATTCAGCAAACTGGAAATAGAGGGAGGGGTAGAGGTGGATCTATGCGGGGCCGAGGAATGGGTCGCGGTAGGGGAGGATTTCAAAATACAGGGGGACGGGGACAAGTTCTGGGACCCAACCAGTGTGCCTTTTGTCGCCAGATAGGCCATTGGAAGAACGAATGTCCAGTAAGGAACGGGATGAACGGGGTGGGAATGAATAGCAGTATGCCAGCAAGCTACCCGATGACTCCAGGAGATGTCGCTCAAGCTATGGTCCTGGGAAACTATCAGAATCAGAGCTGACTAGAACAGGATTTGAAGGTTAGGTTAGAAATTgaagggaaagagcaggaatttaCTATAGATACTGGGGCCACTTATTCGGTTTTAAATAAACGATTGGGACCAATCAGTGACACTACAGTGCAAGTAGTAGGAGCAATGGGCCAGTTGGAAGAAAGGCCGTTCCTACAGCCATTAAATTTAAGATTTGGAGGAAAAGAGTTAGATCATCAATTTTTATATATGCCCAATTGCCCCAAGTCACTATTCGGAAGGGATTTGCTATCTCTTTTGAATATGAAAATTCTGTTTGAGGATGGAAGAGTTAAAGTAGAAGTCCCTGAGGAAGAAATAGCCAAATTATTTGTGATCAAGGAAGTAGAACCCACCCCTATCCCTGAGGAGGTGGAACAGGCTGTGGTACCATGGGTATGGGAGGCAGGAGTCCCGGGGAAGTCCAAAGCTGCTCAACCAGTAATAGTGGAATTAAAAGAAGGGGCACAACCTGTGAATATAAAACAGTATCCTATTAAACTTGAAGCCAAAAAGGGGGTCGCTCCTCTCATAGCCCAATTTTTAACACAAGGAATACTGGaagaatgtgaatcagaatACAATACCCCTATTTTCCCCGTAAAGAAGCCTAACGGTAAGTATAGATTGGTACAGGATTTACGGGCAATTAATAACATTGTTAAAGATATTCACCCGGTGGTTGCAAATCCATATACTCTGTTAACATCTGtgtctgaaaaatttaaatggttCACTGTGATTGATTTGAAGGATGCATTCTTCTGCATTCCCTTGGCATTGCAAAGtaggaaatattttgccttCGAATGGGAAAGCCCAGACACCGGTCGTAAGAAGCAACTCACCTGGACGAGAATTCCCCAAGGATTTAAAAACAGTCCCTCGATATTTGGGAATCAGTTGGCAAAAGAATTGGAAGGATGGCAGATGACTGAGGTAAGAGACTCACCGTCCTCATACGTGATTTTGCAGTATGTCGATGATATTTTTCTAGCCACTGAAGAGAAAGAACTGTGTTTGAAACTTACAATAGCATTGTTGAAcatgctgggccaggctggatatCGGGtatcaaaggaaaaagcacagcTAGTAAAGGAAAGTGTGATTTACCTGGGTTGTGAAATCATTCAGGGTCAGAGACGGTTGGGAATCAACCGAGTGGAGGCCATTTGCGCCATCCCGCTCCCGAGGAGTCATCAAGAATTAAGATCTTTCCTGGGGATGGTAGGATGGTGTCGATTGTGGATTCCGAATTTCGGGTTATTAGCAAAACCATTGTATGAGGCCCTGAAGGAACCACAGCTGAACTGGGACAGGTTAAGGAAGAATGCCTTTCAGAATTTAAAGCAAGCCCTGAAGGAGGCCCCGGCTTTAGGGCTCCCGGATCTAAGCAAGGACTTTCAGTTGTACGtgaatgaaagacaaaaattggCTCTGGGAGTGTTAACTCAACGGATCGGGTCATGGAAACGGCCGGTGGGATACTTCTCGAAGCAGCTGGACACAGTTAGTGCTGGTTGGCCGTCGTGCTTGCGGGTGGTTGCGGCCACGGTGATCCTCATTCAAGAAGCCAGAAAATTGACAATGGGCAAGAAAATGGAGGTATTTGTGCCCCATATGGTACTGGCTGTTTTGGAACAAAAGGGGGGTCACTGGTTATCATCTAGCCGAATGCTGCAGTACCAAGCCATATTGAGAGAGCAGGATGATGTAGAATTGAAAATAACTAATCATATCAATCCAGCAGAATTTCTCCGCAGTGAACAGGAGGAAGGGGAATTGGCGCATGATTGTGTGGAGGTTATCGAGCAGGTATACGCGAGTCGGATGGATCTTAAGGACACACCACTGGAAGATCCAGATTGGGAACTGTTTACGGACGGATCAAGCTATGTGGAAAGTGGTACCAGGTATGCAGGGTATGCCGTGGTGACTGTTCATACGGTGGTAGAGGCAAAAGCTTTACCTCCTGGCACCTCAGCTCAGAAGGCAGAGATAATTGGGCTTACACGAGCCCTTATTCTGAGTACTGGAACGAAGGTTAACATTTGGACTGATTCTAAATATGCCTTCGGGGTAATCCATGTACATGGGGCATTGTGGAAGGAGAGGGGACTACTCAGTTCACAGGGAACTTCTATCAAATACAAAGAAGAAATCCTAGCCTTGCTGGAAGCAGTACACAGGCCGACAAAAGTTGCGGTAATGCACGTAAGAGGACATcggaaggaggaaggaaaaatttatCGTGGAAATGATTTGGCAGATGTGACAGCTCGAAAGGTGGCACGAGAGGTATGGACTCAGATGGCATTAATACCTGTCAAGGTAAGCCCAGTGAATCCCTTCCTAAACCAGGCACCCAAATACACAACAGACGATGAGAAGCTGGCAACGTTATTGAATGCACAAAAGAACACGACTGGATGGTATGTGACAACAACGGGACAAGTAGTGGTAccagcaaaaataatgaaagtcaTCCTTGAAACAGAACATAACAAATGCCATTGGGGTGCGGAGATGCTCGTAAAATTCTTACGGAGAGAGATAGTTTCGAACCAGATGTTAACACTTGCAAAACGGGTGAATGCAATGTGCCCAGTCTGTTTGAAAAACAATCCGATTGTCAGGAAACAAATTCAACTGGGGAAACTACAGGTAGGACCGGAACCAGGAGattattggcaggtagatttttCCGAGTTACCAAAAGCACAGAATTTCAAATACTTATTAGTGTATGTCTGTACCTTTTCAGGATGGCCAGAAGCCTACCCCTGTAGGACAAATCAGGCTAAAGAAGTGGTCAGGACATTGCTCAAGGAGATAATTCCCAGGTTTGGAGTACCTCTAGGGTTATCGTCAGATAGAGGTCCACATTTTATAGCTGGAGTCGTTCAAACAGTAGCCAGGATGCTGGACATATCATGGGACTTGCACACACCTTGGCGACCTCAATCAAGTGGTCAGGTTGAAAGAATGAATCAAACATTGAAAGggcaaattaagaaaatttgtCAGGAAGCTAAAATGCAATGGCCGCAAGCATTACCGTTAGCTCTATTGCGAATTAGGATAAAGCCCAGAGAGAGGTTGGGAGTAAGTCCTTATGAGATTCTATATGGGAAACCTTATCATGCTACTGTACTGAAGGGAGATTTGCATGTACAAGGGGATCAAGTGATATTTAACTATGTAATGTCACTAAACAGAACTCTCAACAGCCTACGGGGAGCCCTGCAGTGGAACCGACCTCTACCACTGGAGAACCCCGTCCATGACATCCAGCCTGGTGACCGAGTGTATGTGAAAAACTGGTTTACTGATCCACTGAAAGAAACATGGGACGGTCCTTACCAGGTGATCCTGACGACATACACAGCAGTAAAGGTGGCGGGAATCGACACCTGGATCCACTACACTCGAGTCAAGAAAATTCCAACACAATGGGAGGCTCAGATGGTCTCCCCGACGCGAATGATATTTCGCGCAAAGCCGCATTCTTAATTATTCTGTTACTGGTAATGATGAAATTGATACCTACTCAAGGTGTTGTGGTTGTTACTGTTTCAGAATCTGTTGTCGGAATCATGGAAGGGATGGATGTGAATCTGACCTGTGCTGTTACCAATGACCAGAAAGCTGAAGCCCGAGATTTACGAGTATTCTGGAAACAAGGAGCTGGGTACCCCAAGGCAAGTTTTACTACCGTTTGGGATAGGgatgcacagaaaggaaatacCACATTACAATTAAAGCAAGTAACCAAGGAAGATATGGAAATCTATATGTGTATAGTGCAAATTAAGTATAGCTTTGACTATAAGAAAATCAAATTGAGGGTGGTATCTTGGAGATTACGGGAAGGAACTGTCTCTCAGGAATCGGTGTCAGTTAAGCCAACATCCGCAATTCAAGACATGTGGGACGGTCCCCCGTTAAAGCTCAATTGCCCATTCACGCTGACAGAAGCATGTAAACAAGATGTGAAGGTTAAGTGGTGGAGAGAACAACAACAAATGTGGGAACAAATTGACCAGGGGGTGAGTTGGTGGAAAGTAGGGGACAGAGGAATTGGGTGGTTAAACATCTCGGACCCTAAACAAGGCATGGATGAAGGGCGTTATCTGTGTTTAGTTATGTGTGGATTAGATGCAGACTATGGTATCCGATCGTCAATAGCTAAGGCACATTTGGGAGAAAGGGTTAAAGCAACACGTGGAATATTTCGAGCAGTACGGAACAAGGCAGTCATTCTAGTCTGTAAGATAGAAAGGGATGTACAGTTTATTGAATATGGATGGTGGTTTAAGGGAAACAATATATGGGACAAGGAAGGGAAATATCGCAGGGAAAAACGATCAGACCAAACTGTCATCCTTATAATCAAGGACGTACAGCCTGAGGACGAGGGATATTACTGGTGCTGGATTAGCAAGGATTCTTGGTGGGGACATTCAAGGACGATGGTCTCACTCACTCGAGGGAAACCAAGAGGAGTAAGAGAAACCAATATCACTATTCAAAATGAGCAGGAACAAGAAAATCTGATAGTAGGATTGATCAGAGATTTTGGGACAGTACAAAATGTCTCACGAATCACAGCATGTCTTCCGctcccacaggcagctggggaacCTATTCCATGGGGAGTGATTCCGGTCCCAATGCCTCCAACAATACAAGGGAACATGACAGTCATGTGTCAAATGGAGGTTGTGGAGAAGGAGGTAGTAGAGATTAAAGAAGGCTATTCCCCTGTATGGAGATATTCATCAATTTGGGATTGTCGGGAAAAAGGAGGTAGATACGAACCAAAACCTGGATTGTATGGAGGATTAGGAAATTATGGTTGGTGTTTTGATAAGCAAGACCAACAAATCAAGAGGAAGCAATTATCCCGGGAAATGCAATGTCATAATATGACACAAGAACAGCCCATATGGGACCACTGGGAGGCAATTTGGGGTCCAAGTTTGCTGGAACACTATAGTTATATTGGGCCTGTTGATTGGTGTGTACAGTGGTCAGGAAGTAAAAACCAATCACATGACGAAGTGTCGGAGATATATACCTCAACTAGAGAGAGGGTGATaacaaaggaaaactggaaTTGTACAGAAGTTTATACATGTGATACTCCAGGGGATCAAATTAGCCTAGTCCCGGTAAGGGTCCTTTTGAAATGGGGATGTGAATGTAGGAAATACAATCATACAGTACCAGGCAAACCCCTTATGAATGGATTTTATGGAAGGGTCTCCTGTAGAACAACTACACTCAGAAGTCCAGGAAATTTGGTGTGGGTAATGGAACATGGACAGTGGACCACTCATCTCCCTTTGGACGGACCAGTGACACAAGTAACTTTGGGAATACCAACGCTATGTCCTTTGTGGAAACAGTCTAAGTTAAGGGAATCAGGGACtaggagaaagagagaaattgaTGATGATTTGAATTTATTAGGAGATGAAGATCAATGGCATGAACCAGACAGCGGGGTGAAGTTTGGATGGGCATTGGAATCTTTGTTTGCACCAATAGCTACATATAGAAATAGAGAAATGTTATTTAAGTTACTGGGACAAACAGAGAGACTGGCAGTAGCAACTAGAAAAGGGTTCACTGATTTGAACTTACAGTTGCAGGCTACTTCCCGTATGACTCTCCAAAATAGAATGGCTCTAGATATGTTGTTATTGAAGGAGCATGGAGTCTGTGggtatttaaacaaaagaattgACCACTGTTGCATCCATATCCCAAATGTAACAATCGAGGTAGAGAAGGATATCTCCCAACTAGAAATAGTGGAATCTGGAacaaaggaaattgaaaaggAGGCCCAGCACAATTGGATAGGAGCCTTGTTAGACTCAATGGGGCTTCAGGTTTCTGGTTGGATATCGTCAATACTGCAATATATATTGTTGTTTGTGATTGTACTAATTGTTGCTTGGATAGCATATAAGTGTGTTTTAGGAATAATAACCAAGGAAACAAGACGAACCCGAAGATTGGTAAAAGCTATAGGAAGAAACTACGGATTGGGAATTCCCCCGCCTAAATACGAAGAGGTggcccttcctgcccttcctagAAGAACCGAAGCTGAAGGTTGAGCATCCTTGCAGAAGATCTGAAGAATGCTCAAAAGGGGGGACTTGTTGCAGAAATgattgaaaattatattctagTTAACAGATGCCTAGATTAGTGAATCAATATAAAGTTAGCATAAGTAGCAGTAGTTATGCTAAGGCCTCATAGGCCCGGTAAACTTCAAGTGAACTTTAGTGCTTTAGTGCCAGGTAGATCGGAAGATGTATTATCTAGAAAATGTACTAAACCTTATCTATGGAATGCACCTTTTGGCTGAGTAACGGATGTCAGGGTGTACCTAATAAATCTCTGTATGCTATCTCTAAAAGTGTGCAGGGAGATGTTGGGTGTATCATGACGTTGATTAAAAATGCTTAGCAATGCACATGGAGTAAATGAAGCAATCATGTTAAGAAAGATATATAAACCCTGTAAATTCTGTGGCAAATTGGGGCTCTGACTTTGGACAATAGTCCTCAGGTCCCCAGGGCCCTCAATAAAGCACCGCATAAAAcaactttgttgttttgtgtctttctacTCGGATCGGGCAACACCATTAGGATTTTGGAGGATGcacaaattaattttgctcccccccaccccctgtccctcctgcatCCCAATGCCCCAGTAGGGTTTGCCTGTTGAGCACAGTGATTCAGCAAATCACAAATGACAGCAATGTGACCTCTAGGGGCTGAtatccctgccagcccagaaaagcagaatctgagattttgattttttatgTTTCAATAAGCCACTGCAGTGGTTTAGCTACGAAAAGGAATTTAATACAAGCAGACCAAACCATCCATGTTTCACACACAGTCTACTAAAACTGCAAACTTTTGCAagacagaattattttaatgactATATTAAAAAGTTCTTCTCTAGCTCATCTCTCTTTCTCCTACAGATGTGCTAAATAAGCAACATTTCCTCATATTTGTAAGCAATTCCAGTGAAAGTTCTTTAAAAGATGATCTGTTGGCATTCTGGCTGTAAAACTGGGCTGTGATCTGCATTCTTTTTTGTGTCTTCCCCTCTTTTATAGATGTGGAGTGGTTGAACTATTTCTACCAGGGCTATGGGGAAATGATTTGGTACTGCTGCTCAAACTAATCATTATTCACATATAAACTGCCCATTTACTGTTTCTCATATCcaatttttgaagaaaatattgatGATGACACCCGAAATAACTTGGCAAGGCTTTGAAGAAGCTCTGCAAATCTGTTACAGAGATGAATTGCAAAAGTGAGGTGCACTCACTAACTATGCCAAGTGAATGCCAATGGATAAAGTTCAGTTGAGGATTTCTCAGTTTGAATCTTTCTAGGCAGTTTGTGCATGTTATTGTAAGCAAATTCCTGATTCCTGGTTTTTCTCATTGTGGAATGGAAAGgaactgaggtgctggagttgtgaaaatggaaggaaaatgttACTAACCACTTCAAACCACAGAATCCTCTGCTGACTTTAGGTAAAGGCTGCCCTAAAGCAGCCGGGAGCTTCTTTGAGACCTGCATTAACAGCAAATCTTGGAAAGACAGCAAAAGTCTTGCAGTGGCTGTGAAAAGCAGCACGGAGGAATTTGGGATATCAGGAAagaacagcagggctgtgagccCGAGCACCAGAAGGAAGGATGCAAGGTGAGTTCAGGCTCACATCTGTACAACCCTGGCCATTTCAAATGAGTCATCATGGATCAGGCGAGGAGAAGCAAAGCAAATTCAGCCCAGCCTTCCACAAAAACCCAGCTGCCATTCCCTGCCCAcccaggaaaaatccttctGTCTGGGATCCATGCTGCCATGGTGACTTCAGCCTGATGGAGACATCTCCTGATGGGCACACCTGGAAAAAGGCAGTGCTGGAAACCCTGCTGGCAAACCCATCTCAGCTCTGGAGACCCCTGAACTCATCTGGCTTCCTGCTTGTCTCAGGTTTagctgggctgtgtgctctgtccccacctgtcagagctggggcagttctctctgttctttgggagttttctttctctctcccacagccaaccctccctccaggagatctctgctgtccatgggccattcattattaattatctgctgtccatggccagtgagtgtccctgcagggctgatcaaattccaccatcccatgggagatgctccgcccaggggaggagccaagcattcctacctggatccaatcttaggtgctgggagcagcccagcagcctttgcccactgcattcccagaggagcagctttctcctgccctgcattcccagaggagagcaggcccatctccagcagccctggagctccagaggaaaactcctgccttgtgcaggatccctgctccagcagaaccacagctggcactgcaggagggctgagccccctgggatgggactgtgccaccaccctgagcccccctgggatgggactgtgccaccaccctgagcccccctgggatgggactgtgccaccaccctgagccccctgggatggggctgtgccaccaccctgagcccccctgggatgggactgtgccaccaccctgagcccccctgggatgggactgtgccaccaccctgacacacagggggccagggcctgctctgactctggcagtggtttgttttctttttctgtactattgcatttgtatttttaattttcctagcagagaactgttattcctattcccatatctttgcctaaGAGcctcttaatttcaaaattataataatccAGAGGGAGgaggtttacattttccatttcaggggaggctcctgccttccttagcagacacctggctgttcAAATCAAGACACTGCTCTTCACACCCATCCTCCACTGAAAACCTTcaggaaaaggcttttcatagcCAGGCTCCCCCAAGGTCTGGGCATAAAACACCATTTCCCTCACGATGGGGAAGCTTTTGAGTCAAAGGGAAGGATGATCCTGGGCAGAGGTGGAAATTTCAGTGTGGAATGTCCGCAAGGCTGTGCTTGTAACCTGCCTCACCCTGTGATCAGCCAGGAACTCCCCTGCTGCTTCACTTCAATACCTGCACACAAACAAGAGTTGTGTTCTCTCTTTCCTAcaatttggaggaaaaaaacccaaaaccatttctatttttaaaacctcAGAATGCCTCGATGCATTAACAGTCTTCTGCACGAAAAACAGAGACTGTCTAAAGATTCAGAAAAACAGGATTAGACAAAGGTAAACAGTTGTGATGTCTTTGGCTATGAAACAGCAGCTAAATGGttacatttttataatttcttaaGCCATTTTACCACATCTATAACTTAATTTGCCTTGTACAGACACAGCAAAAGATTCCGTTTTGCTTCTcctgatattttcttttatttttgtagggCTTTGCCATTAAAGCTGCTTTAATCTTTGTAGATAAATCTTCAggttttcaaatttttcttttctctctggagaCTTCAGCTGTATTAAGTCTTTACATTTCATagtgtttaaatattttagacAATTTGAAGTCCTATTTATAAATGGATATCATTAAGATTAGGCTTTAATAAGTGCTAATCTTTCCCTCCAACCAGGGAGATAAAGCCTGTCTTAAACCTGAATGGCTTAAAAcaagttcattttttttatcctcATAAAGTGAACAAATCAAACACTACCTAGCAGCTGTATTCATTGGAAATAATCCTCCCATTTATCACagcaaagtgcttttctttggaGGTGTCAGCCTGCTTTACCTTCAGATGTGCAGGCTGCAGGTCACAGAGCCTGAAATGTGGTCATGAAACCTGAAAATCACCTGGCCTCACAGAAAACTCCCAACTGGGCTCCAGTTTTGGATACTTTAGGTTGGGTTTTGGGTCAAGCAGGGCCAATAAAGGCCCTGTGTGTTTTTAGTTCAAGGCACACATTAATggcctgctctgcactgcacacCTCGAGGTGAACACTCCTCTCTTTTCATCAGGGAAATTCTGATGCTTGGAGGTGCTGAGTTCACTCCTGCCTGTGCTTGGCTGAGCCCAAGGTTTGTGATCAAACCAGGAGCTCTTCCTGAGccaggaaatttttttttaataaagaatgCTAAGAAATGACTGAACATGGCAATTCCATGTGTTGTTCTGGGAAGTGTGAAGGAAAATTTTGGCAGTAAATCAAACCCTGCTTGGGTTTTGCTCCCCAATGGACTTAATTAGCCCTCTCCTATCAAGCAAAATAGATTTAGGGTTGCCCTAAATTTAAATAGTTTTAATACTCCAGATCATGTTAAAAGGGATCTGATGTGACTAAAGGTAAAAGATCTTCATCTGATTGGTAGCTGTTATTCCAAACGTGCCTCTGCAGCCAAAAAcaggggaggaagagggaaaacaaggtTCTTGCTGCATGGCCAAAATGGAGCAAAGAATTCACCACTAATAAGTAACACAATCTCCTCCTGAGGACTAAAAATACCCTGCTTTTATTGAAAGTGCATTTATTGAAAGCCATCAGGTAAGTAAAATGGTGTTGCTTCTGTTTCTTGCCTGGTCATAAGAACAGGCAGTTTCAGAGCAAATTGAAAGCTCATTTCCTGCAGATCCTGGTTTACGAGATTCCAAAGCTGGCCTTTGGTAAATGGTCATGAAAGTGGAATTTGAACTGCATGAAAGTTTGTGAAAAGTGATCAAAGGCAGcttggaaaaaattaaattctatttCCTGATCATTCTTCATTTCCAGTATTAATGCAACTCGTAGCCCTGCAAGCTCAGAAATTTTGATCTGGAACCTCACCTAAAGCCTGAAACAAATGTGAGGGATTGCAAATCCAAGTAGGAATGTGGGTTGGTACAGGCCCCTAAAAGCCACTCTTGGTCAGTCCCTCAGTCACCTCTGTGCTCAGGAGTTCTTTCTAACAGTGGTTCTAAATACAGAGCTTCAGAAACcagtttaaaatcttttaatatGGATGAAAAGCCCCACAAAGTTAATAAATCTGGTTCATTTTTGTCAGGAGCAGTATGAGAACAAAGGAAGAGAATGGCAACAGAAGGTTTATAACTTATAGTACAACTCCACCAGATGGATCTGAGttgaatttcagtttttattttctttataaactTTATGTTTACTTCCAATAAAAGTGACTCTGGGAGAAATCAGGCAAGCACTGACTTCTTTGTGTGATCTACACTTGTGAAAGATGATTGCAAAAATAGGGAATTACGTTTTTGAAAATCAGATCTTggtaaatgaaacaaaaaatacaactgAGCATTGGAGGAGACACATAAAATGGCTGGAAGTTAAATAATCTAATTATAAATAAGATTATGTACAGGATGCCAGCATCAAATCCTGCATCACTTCATCTCCCATGCATGTAAATCTAAGGGGATAAACCTCAACAGAACAGGCTCTTGATGCTCCTCCAGTTGAAGTCCTCGATCCAGAGCTCACAAAGTCAGTATGAATCATTTAAGTTTTGGATGCTGAGTGCAAATTTTTCTGCAGGAAATTACCTTTCAtctaaaattgcattttttctaGAGGAAACTTCACAATTAAAAATAGTCTTGAGTATTGTAACACGATTTATGTAGAATAGTGTATTGCTTCTACTTTCTTTGAAAAGAACAGATAACTATCCCATGTACAATGGGATGTCTTTCAGTAAGGcattattataaaatattaaaacctGTATTCATCTGGCTGCTAAGAACAtgattttcctgcagggaagaaCATGTTATAATGCTACAAAAGAACACTCCAAGCAAGGTCCAGAATACAGAACATTTTCAGGTTGATTACACATTATGCAAACTACTTGAGTTCCTTCTCAAGATCAAAAAATCCATAAATCCATATGTGTTTCCACAGGCTCTCCACTCGAATTGCCTgtcagagtaaaaaaaaaaaaatcttggaaacTGTGCTGTAACCAGGATGATGAAGGAAAATTACTGCCAGACAG
This portion of the Haemorhous mexicanus isolate bHaeMex1 chromosome 10, bHaeMex1.pri, whole genome shotgun sequence genome encodes:
- the LOC132331460 gene encoding uncharacterized protein LOC132331460, which encodes MKILFEDGRVKVEVPEEEIAKLFVIKEVEPTPIPEEVEQAVVPWVWEAGVPGKSKAAQPVIVELKEGAQPVNIKQYPIKLEAKKGVAPLIAQFLTQGILEECESEYNTPIFPVKKPNGKYRLVQDLRAINNIVKDIHPVVANPYTLLTSVSEKFKWFTVIDLKDAFFCIPLALQSRKYFAFEWESPDTGRKKQLTWTRIPQGFKNSPSIFGNQLAKELEGWQMTEVRDSPSSYVILQYVDDIFLATEEKELCLKLTIALLNMLGQAGYRVSKEKAQLVKESVIYLGCEIIQGQRRLGINRVEAICAIPLPRSHQELRSFLGMVGWCRLWIPNFGLLAKPLYEALKEPQLNWDRLRKNAFQNLKQALKEAPALGLPDLSKDFQLYVNERQKLALGVLTQRIGSWKRPVGYFSKQLDTVSAGWPSCLRVVAATVILIQEARKLTMGKKMEVFVPHMVLAVLEQKGGHWLSSSRMLQYQAILREQDDVELKITNHINPAEFLRSEQEEGELAHDCVEVIEQVYASRMDLKDTPLEDPDWELFTDGSSYVESGTRYAGYAVVTVHTVVEAKALPPGTSAQKAEIIGLTRALILSTGTKVNIWTDSKYAFGVIHVHGALWKERGLLSSQGTSIKYKEEILALLEAVHRPTKVAVMHVRGHRKEEGKIYRGNDLADVTARKVAREVWTQMALIPVKVSPVNPFLNQAPKYTTDDEKLATLLNAQKNTTGWYVTTTGQVVVPAKIMKVILETEHNKCHWGAEMLVKFLRREIVSNQMLTLAKRVNAMCPVCLKNNPIVRKQIQLGKLQVGPEPGDYWQVDFSELPKAQNFKYLLVYVCTFSGWPEAYPCRTNQAKEVVRTLLKEIIPRFGVPLGLSSDRGPHFIAGVVQTVARMLDISWDLHTPWRPQSSGQVERMNQTLKGQIKKICQEAKMQWPQALPLALLRIRIKPRERLGVSPYEILYGKPYHATVLKGDLHVQGDQVIFNYVMSLNRTLNSLRGALQWNRPLPLENPVHDIQPGDRVYVKNWFTDPLKETWDGPYQVILTTYTAVKVAGIDTWIHYTRVKKIPTQWEAQMVSPTRMIFRAKPHS